A region of Toxorhynchites rutilus septentrionalis strain SRP chromosome 1, ASM2978413v1, whole genome shotgun sequence DNA encodes the following proteins:
- the LOC129776529 gene encoding gastrula zinc finger protein XlCGF26.1-like — protein sequence MRMDPTDQHNSYSSAICRACMTSGSSEVLVSLGASLDGDASISSVIEELIGVEMREDDGLPGQICGRCVHELRRLSAYIKKVRETDRTLREIYEGIKSEANWTRSELDEVLEQEERLELDSNLGVEEEYLEYEEDVSCKGEPPENTTEQREAESNEQHETKLEVEVNNSSEVEFIGFDHGDEQSEDRREIFYEEQEGSDMLNVDDDIQELDGDDTLDKQEQQTFKILLRKQEDFLCCACYHFFPSEEALMEHCEMHNQKTRSNLMKPHVCDICYRRYTTARALNSHREQSLTGKIYECKRCRARFINRKRRREHAHNHPQTEVIQSSVIAPIRLQPNYRKGKICCAQACGISFPTDELLIAHAHEAHRMNKFEAALPENINKPFECPVCFKRFFNKNALRQHQKRKYKKSIQQCSICGLRLPGPTALATHERMHRDEKPYPCQICDKAFASGALLKAHSVVHSTDKPFVCSVCGAGFQRKATLKNHELLHSGQLPFQCDLCPKAFRVKPRLELHMRSHTGVRPYKCRYCDKTFADHSNRQRHEMGHTGVKPYKCAQCEKTFITKRLLSEHETTHHPTSMIYTCQECPATFCHKASLNKHMSVLHVD from the exons ATGAGAATGGACCCGACAGACCAGCATAACTCATATTCTTCGGCCATTTGTCGGGCCTGCATGACCAGTGGTAGTTCGGAAGTGCTGGTGTCACTTGGAGCGAGTTTGGATGGAGATGCATCTATTTCAAGCGTAATCGAAGAGCTAATTGGAGTTGAGATGAGGGAAGATGATGGCCTCCCGGGGCAAATCTGTGGCCGCTGTGTGCATGAGTTGAGACGGCTTTCTGCGTACATCAAGAAAGTGAGAGAGACGGATCGAACTTTGCGGGAGATTTACGAAGGTATCAAATCGGAAGCAAATTGGACCCGGTCGGAACTGGATGAGGTGCTTGAGCAGGAAGAAAGGCTGGAATTGGATTCAAACTTAGGAGTGGAGGAAGAGTATCTTGAATATGAGGAAGATGTGAGTTGTAAAGGGGAACCTCCTGAGAATACAACCGAACAGCGCGAAGCAGAGTCGAATGAGCAACATGAAACTAAATTAGAAGTAGAGGTGAATAACAGCTCTGAAGTCGAGTTCATTGGCTTCGATCACGGAGATGAACAGTCTGAAGATAGGAGGGAAATTTTTTACGAAGAACAAGAAGGTTCTGATATGTTAAATGTGGATGATGATATCCAAGAACTGGATGGCGACGATACGTTAGACAAGCAAGAGCAACAAACCTTTAAGATACTGCTGAGAAAACAGGAAGACTTTCTTTGTTGTGCCTGCTACCACTTCTTCCCTTCTGAAGAAGCATTGATGGAACACTGTGAAATGCACAATCAAAAAACTCGATCCAACCTTATGAAGCCTCATGTTTGTGATATTTGCTATCGTAGGTATACAACGGCTCGGGCACTTAATTCACACAGGGAGCAATCACTGACTGGAAAAATATACGAATGCAAACGCTGTCGAGCACGGTTTATAAATCGTAAGCGTCGTCGAGAACATGCTCACAATCACCCCCAAACGGAGGTCATCCAATCTTCCGTTATTGCACCCATTCGATTACAACCCAATTACCGAAAAGGGAAAATATGCTGTGCTCAGGCTTGTGGAATCTCTTTCCCAACGGACGAGCTGCTAATCGCTCATGCCCATGAGGCTCACCGAATGAACAAATTCGAAGCGGCCTTGCcggaaaatatcaacaaaccgTTTGAGTGTCCGGTCTGTTTCAAGCGATTCTTCAACAAAAATGCTCTCCGGCAGCATCAGAAGCGGAAGTATAAAAAATCTATCCAGCAGTGTTCGATATGCGGATTGAGATTACCAGGACCTACTGCTTTAGCCACACACGAGCGGATGCATAGGGATGAAAAGCCGTATCCGTGTCAAATATGTGATAAAGCTTTTGCCAGTGGCGCACTTTTGAAGGCTCATTCGGTTGTCCACTCGACGGACAAGCCATTCGTTTGCTCTGTGTGTGGCGCTGGATTCCAGCGTAAGGCAACGCTAAAGAATCATGAATTACTGCACTCCGGACAGCTACCATTTCAGTGTGACCTCTGCCCGAAGGCGTTTCGGGTCAAACCAAGGCTAGAACTACACATGAGGAGTCACACCGGCGTTAGACCGTATAAGTGCAGGTACTGCGACAAGACCTTTGCTGATCACAGTAACCGACAGCGGCACGAAATGGGACACACCG GCGTTAAACCGTACAAGTGTGCACAGTGTGAGAAGACATTCATCACAAAACGTTTGCTATCGGAGCACGAAACGACACACCATC CTACTTCAATGATATATACCTGCCAAGAGTGCCCCGCAACATTCTGTCACAAGGCGTCGCTAAATAAACACATGTCCGTTTTACATGTCGATTAG
- the LOC129762837 gene encoding eukaryotic translation initiation factor 3 subunit D yields the protein MSETITCTPEFTVFDAPQLQFNEEGWGPCELPDAFKDIPYQPFSKSDRLGKISDWTGTAQTDKKYPNKYASQFGGGSQYAYYHEEDETTFHLVDSARIQKPPHLRGRVRQYGNMRNNRGRGRGGRGGVQSGAMTTLSKNANKGRDQRRGTTRKWGARGPPPKIRDASVAVRPDWVTIEEMDFPRLSKLSLPSVKEGEDIATCGTLEYYDKVYDRVNVKNERPLQRVDRIFHTVTTTDDPIIRQLSKNHGNVYATDAILATIMCCSRSNYSWDIVIEKIGEKLFMDKRDNTEFDLLTVNETAIEPPQEDGNSLNSPRNLAIEATFINHNFSQQVLKSGEKESKFKFGDPNPFIGDDEDGEVASVAYRYRKWDLNNGIVLVARCEHDAVLQTPQGDTQFLTIKALNEWDSKVANGVEWRQKLDTQRGAVLANELRNNSCKLAKWTIQALLAGSDQIKFGYVSRAHVRDSSRHVILGTQQFKPQEFANQINLSMDNAWGILRCIIDICMKQKDGKYLIMKDPNKPMIRLYDIPDNTFETDGEEEEGDDGDTFQPYSYGTSSKAATTTTVAATASAAAATAAAAAPTVTATVAPASVAPATTTTITAADVVATTVSTTTSAAAAQQK from the exons ATGAGTGAGACCATTACTTGCACACCGGAGTTCACGGTCTTCGATGCTCCGCAGCTTCAATTCAACGAGGAAGGTTGGG GTCCATGTGAGCTTCCGGATGCATTCAAGGATATTCCGTACCAGCCCTTCAGCAAAAGCGATCGCCTGGGAAAGATATCCGATTGGACGGGAACGGCCCAAACCGATAAAAAATATCCCA ATAAGTATGCGTCCCAGTTTGGTGGTGGTAGTCAGTATGCCTATTACCATGAAGAGGATGAGACAACATTCCATCTGGTCGATAGTGCCAGAATCCAAAAGCCTCCTCATTTGCGTGGGCGTGTTCGACAGTATGGTAACATGAGAAATAATCG CGGTCGTGGTCGCGGAGGTCGCGGTGGTGTTCAAAGCGGTGCCATGACAACACTGTCTAAGAATGCCAACAAGGGACGGGATCAGCGACGTGGCACTACCCGCAAATGGGGGGCTCGTGGACCACCGCCGAAGATTCGCGATGCTTCGGTTGCGGTACGTCCGGATTGGGTCACTATCGAGGAGATGGACTTCCCGCGGCTGTCCAAACTCTCGCTGCCGAGTGTTAAAGAGGGAGAGGATATCGCAACCTGTGGAACACTGGAATACTACGACAAGGTTTATGATCGTGTTAATGTCAAGAACGAGCGTCCATTGCAACGTGTGGATAGAATCTTCCACACCGTCACGACAACGGACGATCCGATTATTCGCCAGCTGTCCAAGAATCACGGAAATGTTTACGCGACTGATGCAATTCTAGCTACGATTATGTGCTGCTCTAGATCAAATTACTCGTGGGATATTGTCATTGAAAAGATTGGAGAAAAATTGTTCATGGATAAACGGGATAACACTGAATTCGATTTGCTAACTGTCAATGAAACAGCAATTGAGCCTCCGCAGGAGGATGGAAACTCGCTGAATTCCCCGAGAAATTTGGCAATCGAAGCTACATTTATCAATCATAATTTCAGCCAACAGGTTCTGAAGAGTGGCGAGAAGgaatccaaattcaaatttggagATCCGAATCCATTTATTGGCGATGATGAAGACGGAGAAGTGGCCAGTGTTGCTTATCGTTATAGAAAGTGGGATTTGAACAATGGCATTGTGTTGGTTGCCCGTTGTGAGCATGACGCTGTTTTGCAGACACCACAGGGTGATACTCAATTCCTTACTATAAAGGCTCTGAATGAATGGGATTCCAAGGTTGCCAACGGTGTTGAATGGCGACAGAAGCTTGACACTCAGCGCGGTGCCGTTTTGGCCAATGAGTTGCGCAACAACTCATGCAAATTGGCAAAATGGACTATTCAAGCTTTGCTGGCTGGTTCGGATCAGATTAAGTTCGGATATGTGTCTCGTGCTCACGTGCGTGACTCTTCTCGTCACGTTATCCTAGGAACGCAACAATTCAAGCCGCAAGAGTTTGCCAACCAGATCAACTTGAGCATGGACAATGCCTGGGGAATTTTACGTTGTATCATCGATATCTGTATGAAGCAGAAGGATGGTAAGTATTTGATTATGAAGGATCCCAACAAGCCGATGATCCGGCTGTACGATATTCCGGACAACACGTTCGAAACCGATGGCGAAGAGGAGGAGGGAGACGATGGAGACACCTTCCAACCTTATTCGTACGGAACGTCGTCTAAAGCTGCTACTACTACTACGGTCGCGGCTACTGCATCCGCGGCTGCTGCAACTGCAGCTGCAGCTGCTCCTACCGTTACTGCGACCGTCGCACCTGCAAGTGTTGCTCCTGCTACTACTACAACTATTACTGCTGCTGATGTCGTGGCCACTACTGTTTCAACTACCACCAGTGCTGCAGCGGCACAACAAAAGTAA
- the LOC129769930 gene encoding protein penguin, with product MIQTKKRSITSEGEKSATKKLKSNNNDGEKLLKKSVPKDSDSKGKFQKKLAPGGKKFDGAKSGGNFKGRNDQKSFGEKKAFVQNTPESKREYWNSLKTKQKELREQRRKLKTKDLYELSVGAKKIYETLKKKSTENKEQLVGDLHEKLNKDDTYNRIATSHDTARVIQCMIKNASDDIRLKIAEKLIPHIHELAVSKYGHHCVSSLLKNGTKPLWAKLVDAITKHVVKIANQSFGGSIVDSVYNEYATNEQKCYMRQAFYSEIYQQTKDKKVTCMKDTWETNEYMKKTVISTVKGHLLQAANKQLTDNALFHALLLDFLQEAGELERTEVIELYLPHLASISSTKDGTSAAIFCFLNSVVKDRRAALKSLKPFVEKLSVHEHGHRLILCILNCYDDTVILGKQLVSVIMEKVEAIVSSGEWGRKVVGWIFSPADKDLLHPTQIEILDGYLKYSKKDKEIRRKEIFSAAVEPFCKAVEKNATFWLRGGHTALLTAAIVKTLSGDHLKRVHEELAKVVCDAEWQVHENEINSEGTPMQIDNKKKEEKNKGGKIKKIRKSPFAEDKEKTRERLLAANPLVNGIEHAGVHIAIKKIIKLDQEKRQEDDESSQFGEAVIENLEDVKLWISQNRPCFLLLLIFENSSEHVQKQIQQKLKSLKKDLKKQNFMGAKLLIEKLKL from the exons ATGATCCAAACAAAGAAGCGCTCAATAACCAGCGAAGGTGAAAAATCAGCCACCAAAAAGCTAAAATCGAATAACAACGATGGCGAGAAATTGTTGAAGAAGTCAGTTCCTAAGGACAGTGATTCGAAGGGTAAATTTCAAAAGAAGTTAGCTCCCGGTGGTAAAAAGTTCGATGGTGCTAAGAGTGGAGGTAACTTTAAAGGTAGGAATGATCAAAAATCATTCGGGGAGAAAAAAGCGTTCGTTCAGAATACACCGGAATCGAAACGAGAATACTGGAATAGTTTAAAAACCAAGCAGAAGGAGCTGCGGGAACAGCGGCGGAAATTGAAGACCAAGGATTTGTATGAGCTGAGTGTGGGTGCGAAGAAGATTTACGAGACATTGAAGAA GAAATCAACGGAAAATAAAGAACAGCTCGTTGGCGATCTACACGAGAAGCTTAACAAGGACGATACTTACAACAGGATAGCGACAAGCCATGATACCGCCCGCGTGATCCAATGTATGATCAAGAATGCCTCCGATGATATTCGGTTAAAAATAGCTGAGAAGCTAATTCCGCATATACACGAGCTGGCCGTTTCCAAATATGGCCATCATTGCGTTTCCAGTTTGCTGAAGAATGGCACGAAACCGCTGTGGGCCAAACTTGTGGATGCAATTACCAAACATGTCGTCAAAATTGCCAATCAGTCATTTGGCGGCTCGATTGTGGATTCGGTTTACAACGAATACGCCACAAACGAACAAAAGTGTTACATGCGGCAGGCATTCTACTCGGAAATATATCAACAGACTAAAGACAAAAAGGTCACTTGTATGAAGGATACATGGGAAACTAACGAGTACATGAAGAAGACAGTTATATCCACTGTGAAGGGACATTTGTTGCAGGCTGCAAACAAGCAGCTCACCGATAACGCCTTATTCCATGCTCTTTTATTGGATTTTCTTCAGGAAGCCGGAGAACTCGAACGCACGGAAGTTATCGAACTCTATCTGCCTCATTTGGCTTCGATTTCCAGCACCAAGGATGGAACATCGGCTGcgattttttgttttctaaactCTGTTGTTAAAGATCGTCGCGCAGCGCTCAAATCTCTCAAACCCTTTGTGGAAAAGTTGAGTGTTCACGAACATGGTCACCGTTTGATTTTGTGCATTTTGAACTGCTACGATGATACGGTTATTCTGGGGAAGCAGTTGGTTTCCGTAATTATGGAAAAAGTAGAAGCGATTGTGTCCAGCGGGGAATGGGGACGGAAAGTGGTGGGTTGGATTTTTTCTCCGGCAGATAAGGATCTGTTGCATCCGACTCAGATTGAGATATTGGATGGATATTTGAAGTACAGCAAAAAAGATAAAGAAATTCGTCGGAAGGAAATTTTCTCTGCCGCTGTGGAACCGTTTTGCAAGGCAGTTGAAAAAAATGCCACTTTTTGGTTACGAGGAGGACATACGGCGCTGCTCACGGCCGCGATTGTTAAAACCC TGAGCGGAGATCATTTGAAAAGGGTCCACGAGGAACTGGCAAAGGTAGTTTGTGATGCCGAGTGGCAGGTACATGAGAACGAAATTAATTCAGAGGGAACCCCTATGCAGATCGATAAtaagaaaaaagaggaaaagaaCAAAGGTGGCAAGATAAAGAAAATCAGAAAGAGTCCATTTGCCGAAGATAAA GAAAAAACACGCGAAAGGCTTCTCGCAGCCAATCCACTGGTGAATGGGATAGAACACGCCGGAGTACATATTGCCATCAAGAAAATCATCAAATTAGACCAAGAAAAACGTCAGGAGGATGACGAGTCCTCTCAGTTTGGCGAGGCTGTGATAGAAAATCTGGAG
- the LOC129771587 gene encoding isoleucine--tRNA ligase, mitochondrial: MLVNFPKLSVRLFIFTKRHYSIKNAPDNVIKFTNTINLPRTKFPPRLKAERRSAVQESIRQTCFSGLYSWQRDNLPPENEFILHDGPPYANGELHMGHAVNKILKDFILRHKIAADTRVHYIPGWDCHGLPIELKALDAYNKKQKGKTTELDAVKIRELARSFALETIDKQRAEFEQWGVTADWIDKSFWYSTLDTSYIKSQLRLFQELFDKGLIYRDLKPVFWSPSSRSALAEAELEYDEAYKSPSLYLKMSITEAPGCSQIYQRLSSGENVSAAIWTTTPWTLPANQAICFNPGLNYSLVRAGDRPGLLLIGSDLVPHVSEQLQLKLEKVTDIFGPELESVKYEHPLSKEPLPFLAANHVKAEKGTGLVHTAPAHGPDDFLVFLEKKMPIKSLVDEAGCYNDKSPMFLRGKFVLTEGNGLIMEYLRQQTLACGTIEHSYPIDWRTKKPVILRASDQWFINTDRLKDSALRAAEDVQIYPRTSADTSKKVLRSQLEKRPYWCISRQRAWGVPIPVVYRKDNMKPIVHSGIIENLSTMMEKTGSIDFWWTSRIEDIVPQHVLTELNLCPQELVRGDDILDIWFDSGVSWVGVLGKDRVADLYLEGLDQFTGWFQSSLLTSIAARGKSPYRSVFVHGFAVDENGLKMSKSLGNVISPKDIVSQYGCDTLRWWVAAHATQNTSIPVSQKLLASSAESVQKIRGIMKYLLGVIPNTNSSQLNESELYHVDRYFLQQLSQFHDSTFSLFNSYQYNRASASILTFCVSTLSGFYLHLIKDRLYCGTDGEYQHLQIILRRTFDVLCKVLWPIAPFLVEECWSYIDSEPFYKTSQQVSGLGPIEGSLVTTEIIEQALNLKRQVFQQQQHEINTWYLDVIATVPSKNLQLLRNVHRKVHDSCCDSELCEILQVGTIALRNSTDEQLTVDITSNKERQLCPRCRRFALSSVGSPVCQRCEIVLKEKSMILS; this comes from the exons ATGCTAGTTAACTTTCCCAAGCTGTCCGTGAGACTATTTATCTTTACTAAGCGACATTATTCCATCAAAAATGCCCCGGACAATGTAATTAAATTCACCAACACAATCAATTTACCAAGAACGAAATTTCCGCCACGATTGAAAGCAGAAAGGCGTTCTGCGGTACAGGAGAGTATACGGCAG ACTTGCTTCAGCGGTTTGTACAGTTGGCAGCGGGACAACTTGCCTCCTGAGAATGAATTCATTCTACATGATGGGCCACCATATGCTAACGGGGAGTTACATATGGGTCATGCGGTTAATAAGATTTTGAAAGATTTTATCCTCAGGCATAAAATTGCGGCTGACACGAGAGTTCATTACATTCCTGGATGGGATTGTCACGGTTTGCCAATCGAACTTAAAGCTCTAGATGCCTATAACAAAAAACAGAAAGGAAAAACGACAGAGCTGGATGCGGTAAAGATAAGGGAACTGgcacgaagttttgcgttagaaacTATCGACAAACAAAGAGCGGAATTCGAACAATGGGGCGTAACGGCCGATTGGATTGATAAAAGTTTTTGGTACAGCACATTGGACACGAGCTATATAAAATCTCAACTGAGGCTATTTCAAGAACTTTTCGATAAAGGCTTAATCTATCGAGATCTGAAGCCGGTCTTCTGGTCTCCATCGTCACGATCTGCGCTGGCAGAGGCAGAACTCGAGTACGATGAAGCTTACAAAAGTCCTTCGCTGTACTTGAAGATGAGCATTACTGAAGCTCCTGGTTGTTCCCAGATATACCAAAGATTGAGTTCAGGTGAGAACGTTTCGGCAGCCATTTGGACGACAACGCCCTGGACTTTACCAGCGAATCAAGCGATTTGTTTCAATCCCGGTTTGAACTATAGTTTAGTACGGGCCGGAGACCGTCCTGGGCTTTTGTTGATTGGTTCAGATTTGGTTCCACATGTCTCCGAGCAGCTTCAGCTGAAACTCGAAAAAGTAACGGATATTTTTGGGCCTGAATTAGAGTCCGTGAAATATGAACATCCTTTGAGCAAAGAACCCTTGCCATTCCTAGCTGCAAACCATGTGAAGGCTGAAAAGGGTACGGGCTTAGTTCACACGGCTCCCGCTCATGGTCCGGACGATTTTCTGGTTTTTCTTGAGAAGAAAATGCCCATAAAATCACTAGTCGACGAAGCTGGATGCTACAATGACAAAAGTCCGATGTTTTTACGCGGAAAGTTCGTTCTGACAGAGGGCAACGGTTTGATCATGGAGTATTTGCGGCAGCAGACACTGGCTTGTGGAACAATTGAGCATTCCTACCCCATTGATTGGCGCACGAAGAAACCAGTGATATTACGCGCTAGCGATCAGTGGTTCATTAATACGGATCGACTAAAAGATTCCGCTTTGCGGGCAGCTGAGGATGTGCAAATATACCCGCGCACCTCGGCGGACACTAGCAAAAAGGTTCTGCGATCACAGCTAGAGAAGCGCCCTTACTGGTGCATTTCAAGACAACGAGCATGGGGAGTTCCGATACCGGTTGTTTACCGCAAAGACAATATGAAACCAATCGTCCATTCAGGAATAATTGAGAACCTTTCAACAATGATGGAAAAGACGGGAAGCATTGATTTCTGGTGGACTTCCAGAATAGAAGATATAGTGCCGCAACATGTGCTGACTGAGTTGAATCTCTGTCCACAAGAATTGGTGAGGGGAGACGATATTCTTGACATTTGGTTCGATTCGGGCGTTTCATGGGTGGGGGTACTTGGAAAGGATCGAGTAGCAGATCTTTATCTGGAAGGATTGGATCAGTTTACTGGGTGGTTTCAGTCATCCCTGCTCACCAGCATTGCTGCCAGAGGTAAAAGTCCATACCGGTCCGTTTTTGTACACGGCTTCGCGGTGGATGAAAATGGGCTGAAAATGTCCAAATCATTGGGAAACGTTATCTCCCCAAAAGATATCGTGAGTCAGTATGGATGCGATACGCTCCGATGGTGGGTGGCCGCTCACGCTACTCAAAACACTTCCATACCGGTCAGTCAAAAGTTGTTAGCTTCGTCCGCAGAAAGTGTTCAGAAAATCAGGGGGATTATGAAATATTTGCTCGGTGTAATTCCTAACACAAATAGTAGTCAGCTTAATGAGTCGGAATTGTATCACGTGGATCGGTACTTTTTGCAACAATTGTCTCAGTTTCATGATTCG acTTTCAGCTTATTCAACTCCTACCAGTATAATAGAGCATCGGCGAGTATTTTAACTTTTTGTGTGTCCACGCTGTCAGGATTTTACCTGCACTTGATCAAAGATCGTCTTTATTGTGGTACAGATGGGGAGTATCAGCACCTTCAGATCATTCTCCGAAGAACATTTGATGTTCTCTGTAAGGTGTTGTGGCCAATAGCTCCGTTTCTAGTCGAGGAATGTTGGTCTTACATAG ATTCGGAACCATTTTATAAAACAAGTCAACAGGTTAGTGGATTAGGGCCAATAGAAGGCAGCCTCGTCACTACAGAAATCATAGAGCAGGCTCTAAACCTCAAAAGACAAGTAtttcagcagcagcaacatGAGATTAATACATGGTATTTGGATGTAATCGCAACCGTGCCATCGAAAAACCTACAACTTCTGCGTAATGTGCATCGGAAAGTGCACGACTCCTGTTGTGATTCGGAGCTATGCGAAATTTTGCAAGTTGGAACCATCGCTCTACGAAATTCCACCGACGAGCAGTTGACGGTGGATATTACCAGTAACAAGGAAAGACAGTTGTGTCCTCGATGTAGACGATTTGCGTTATCGTCAGTGGGCAGTCCTGTTTGCCAGCGTtgtgaaattgttttgaaagaaaAGAGTATGATACTTTCGTGA